One genomic window of Ruminococcus gauvreauii includes the following:
- a CDS encoding AraC family transcriptional regulator, with the protein MDHSNSKIVFDEKLNIEVLTLTGMIESLPPHFHDYYELGYIESGSRRVICQGKEYTIGKNDLLLFNPKDNHTCLELKKEMLDFRCFHITTERMEELTLECLGFAICPYFEPQIVYQSDLIPQITELIDLIENGSYCDLQKEELLYMIIGDLVADYSQPLECEQIEASDIVERACEYIERHYASNISLCDLSTFTGFSKYHFIRMFTREKGISPYRFIECTKMTEAKKMLKAGEDLSNITYQLGFSSQSHFTNFFKKYAMVTPKQYSKLYNA; encoded by the coding sequence ATGGATCATTCCAACAGTAAAATTGTTTTTGACGAAAAATTGAATATAGAGGTATTAACACTGACAGGAATGATTGAAAGTTTGCCACCGCATTTTCATGATTACTATGAGTTAGGCTATATAGAAAGCGGGAGCCGACGAGTAATATGTCAAGGTAAGGAATACACCATAGGAAAAAATGATCTGCTCCTTTTCAACCCGAAAGATAATCATACTTGTTTAGAGTTGAAAAAGGAAATGTTGGATTTTAGATGTTTTCACATCACTACTGAACGCATGGAAGAACTGACATTGGAATGTTTAGGATTTGCCATATGTCCGTATTTTGAACCGCAGATTGTTTATCAGAGTGATCTTATTCCGCAAATCACAGAGTTGATTGACTTGATTGAGAATGGTTCATATTGCGATTTGCAAAAGGAAGAATTGCTTTATATGATCATTGGTGATTTGGTTGCAGATTATTCTCAACCATTGGAGTGCGAACAAATAGAAGCTTCGGATATTGTAGAACGTGCTTGTGAGTATATTGAAAGGCATTACGCCTCAAACATATCTTTATGCGATTTAAGTACCTTTACGGGTTTTAGCAAGTATCACTTTATACGGATGTTTACGAGAGAAAAGGGAATATCTCCTTATCGCTTTATTGAATGTACTAAAATGACAGAAGCAAAAAAAATGCTGAAGGCCGGAGAAGATTTATCAAATATTACCTATCAGCTTGGTTTTAGCAGCCAAAGCCACTTTACTAATTTTTTCAAGAAATACGCCATGGTTACTCCAAAACAATATAGCAAGCTTTATAATGCTTAA
- the vanD gene encoding D-alanine--(R)-lactate ligase VanD — MFKIKVAVLFGGCSEEHNVSIKSAMEIAANIDTKKYQPYYIGITKSGVWKMCEKPCLEWEQYAGDPVVFSPDRSTHGLLIQKDKGYEIQPVDVVLPMIHGKFGEDGSIQGLLELSGIPYVGCDIQSSVTCMDKALAYTVVKNAGIAVPGFRILQEGDRLETEDFVYPVFVKPARSGSSFGVNKVCKAEELQAAIEEARKYDSKILIEEAVTGSEVGCAILGNGNDLMAGEVDQIELRHGFFKIHQEAQPEKGSENAVIRVPAALPDEVRERIQKTAMKIYRILGCRGLARIDLFLREDGCIVLNEVNTMPGFTSYSRYPRMMTAAGFTLTEILDRLIELSLRR; from the coding sequence ATGTTTAAGATTAAAGTTGCAGTTCTGTTTGGGGGCTGTTCAGAGGAACATAATGTTTCGATAAAATCTGCGATGGAGATTGCCGCAAACATAGATACAAAAAAGTATCAGCCTTATTATATTGGAATCACAAAATCCGGCGTTTGGAAAATGTGTGAAAAACCTTGTTTGGAGTGGGAACAATATGCGGGGGATCCGGTTGTTTTTTCGCCGGACAGAAGTACGCATGGTCTGCTGATACAAAAAGACAAAGGGTATGAAATCCAGCCTGTAGACGTGGTATTACCGATGATTCATGGCAAGTTTGGCGAAGATGGCTCCATACAAGGCTTGCTTGAATTGTCAGGCATTCCGTATGTGGGATGCGATATTCAAAGCTCCGTGACCTGCATGGATAAGGCGCTTGCATATACCGTTGTGAAAAATGCGGGTATCGCTGTGCCTGGGTTCCGGATCCTTCAGGAGGGGGATCGCCTGGAAACGGAGGATTTCGTATATCCCGTTTTTGTAAAGCCTGCCCGTTCCGGCTCCTCCTTTGGCGTAAACAAGGTATGCAAGGCAGAAGAGCTTCAGGCAGCAATCGAAGAAGCAAGAAAATATGACAGCAAGATTTTGATTGAAGAGGCCGTTACCGGGAGTGAGGTAGGCTGCGCCATACTGGGAAACGGAAATGATCTCATGGCTGGCGAGGTGGATCAGATTGAGCTGAGACACGGCTTTTTTAAGATTCATCAGGAAGCACAGCCGGAGAAGGGATCTGAAAATGCAGTCATCCGAGTTCCAGCCGCCTTACCGGATGAGGTAAGAGAACGGATTCAGAAAACAGCAATGAAGATTTACCGGATACTTGGCTGCAGAGGATTGGCCCGCATTGACCTGTTTTTGCGGGAGGACGGCTGCATTGTGCTGAATGAAGTGAATACCATGCCGGGTTTTACTTCCTACAGCCGCTATCCCCGCATGATGACAGCAGCCGGTTTTACGCTTACTGAAATACTGGATCGCTTGATTGAACTTTCACTTAGGAGGTAA
- a CDS encoding D-Ala-D-Ala dipeptidase VanX-D, with translation MKKNFAFLDEMIPGIRWDAKYATWDNFTGKPVDGYMVNRVMGTKELGVALRKAQKMAEKLGYGLLLWDGYRPQCAVDCFLNWASQPEDNLTKKRYYPNIKRNEMVAKGYVASQSSHSRGSTVDLTIFHLNSGMLVPMGGDFDFMDERSHHAASGLSEEESKNRQCLRYIMESSGFEAYRYEWWHYVLADEPYPDTYFDFCIA, from the coding sequence ATGAAAAAGAACTTTGCCTTTTTAGATGAAATGATTCCCGGAATCCGATGGGATGCTAAATATGCCACATGGGACAATTTCACCGGGAAACCGGTAGACGGATACATGGTAAACCGTGTTATGGGAACGAAGGAGCTGGGAGTTGCTTTGCGTAAGGCTCAGAAGATGGCGGAGAAACTGGGATATGGTTTGCTCTTATGGGACGGCTATCGCCCCCAGTGCGCAGTGGATTGTTTTCTGAATTGGGCTTCCCAACCGGAAGACAATCTGACGAAAAAGCGTTACTATCCAAATATCAAAAGGAATGAGATGGTTGCGAAGGGGTATGTGGCCTCACAATCCAGCCACAGCCGTGGAAGTACGGTTGACCTTACAATTTTTCATTTGAATAGCGGTATGCTTGTTCCTATGGGTGGAGATTTTGACTTTATGGATGAACGGTCACACCATGCCGCAAGCGGTCTGAGCGAAGAAGAATCAAAAAACCGGCAGTGCTTGCGTTATATCATGGAGAGTAGCGGATTTGAAGCCTATCGTTATGAATGGTGGCATTACGTCTTGGCGGACGAGCCATACCCGGATACATATTTTGATTTTTGCATTGCCTAG
- a CDS encoding vancomycin resistance histidine kinase VanS-D — MKNRNKTSHEDDYLLFKNRLSVKILLMMVYSILIIAGVYLFILKDNFANVVVAILDSFIYHDRDEAVAVYLRTFKAYEIWLFLIAVMGVFFMIFRRYLDSISKYFKEINRGIDTLVNEDANDIGLPPELASTERKINSIRHTLTKRKTDAELAEQRKNDLVMYLVHDLKTPLSSVIGYLNLLRDENQISEELREKYLSISLDKAERLEELINEFFEITRFNLSNITLVYSKINLTMMLEQLGHEFKPMLAGKNLICEFDVQPDMMLSCDANKLQRVFDNVLRNAVSYCYENTTIRVKARQTEDHVLIQIINEGDTIPGERLERIFEQFYRLDVSRSSSTGGAGLGLAIAKEIVELHHGQITARSENGITSFEVALPVVGKS, encoded by the coding sequence TTGAAAAATAGAAATAAAACCAGTCATGAAGATGACTATTTACTTTTTAAAAACAGATTGTCCGTTAAAATATTGCTTATGATGGTATATTCCATTCTAATTATTGCGGGTGTTTATCTGTTTATCTTAAAAGATAATTTTGCAAATGTCGTGGTAGCCATTTTAGACAGCTTTATCTATCATGATCGGGATGAGGCGGTGGCTGTTTATCTGAGAACCTTTAAGGCGTATGAGATATGGCTTTTCCTGATAGCGGTTATGGGCGTGTTTTTTATGATCTTCCGCCGTTATCTGGACAGTATTTCAAAATATTTTAAGGAGATCAACCGGGGGATCGATACTTTGGTGAATGAGGATGCCAACGATATTGGGCTGCCTCCGGAGTTGGCTTCGACCGAAAGAAAAATCAATTCCATACGGCATACCCTGACGAAACGGAAAACGGACGCTGAGCTTGCAGAGCAAAGGAAAAACGATCTTGTCATGTATCTGGTCCATGACCTGAAGACCCCGCTTTCATCGGTCATAGGATATTTGAACCTGTTAAGGGATGAGAATCAGATTTCCGAGGAACTCAGGGAAAAATATTTGTCCATATCATTGGATAAGGCTGAGCGTCTGGAAGAACTGATCAATGAGTTTTTTGAAATTACGAGGTTTAATCTTTCAAACATCACGCTTGTGTACAGCAAAATCAATCTGACGATGATGCTGGAACAGCTGGGGCACGAGTTTAAGCCGATGCTGGCTGGGAAAAATCTGATATGTGAATTTGATGTTCAGCCGGACATGATGCTGTCCTGTGATGCCAACAAGCTGCAGCGGGTGTTCGATAATGTGCTGAGAAATGCCGTCAGTTACTGCTATGAGAATACCACCATTCGGGTGAAAGCCAGGCAGACCGAAGACCATGTACTCATCCAAATCATAAACGAAGGGGATACGATTCCTGGGGAGAGATTGGAAAGAATCTTTGAGCAGTTTTACCGCCTGGATGTATCTCGAAGCTCAAGTACCGGCGGGGCCGGTCTGGGGCTTGCCATTGCAAAAGAGATTGTGGAACTGCACCATGGACAGATCACTGCCCGCAGCGAAAATGGTATCACCAGTTTTGAGGTTGCATTGCCCGTCGTAGGAAAATCGTAA
- the vanR-D gene encoding vancomycin resistance response regulator transcription factor VanR-D: MNEKILVVDDEKELADLVEVYLKNDGYTVYKFYNGKDALKCIESVELDLAILDIMLPDVDGFQICQKIREKFYFPVIMLTAKVEDGDKIMGLSVADDYITKPFNPLEVVARVKAQLRQYMRYKQPSLKQEAECTEYDIRGMTISKSSHKCILFGKEIQLTPTEFSILWYLCERQGTVVSTEELFEAVWGERFFDSNNTVMAHIGRLREKMKEPSRNPKFIKTVWGVGYTIEK; the protein is encoded by the coding sequence ATGAATGAAAAAATCTTAGTGGTTGATGATGAAAAAGAATTGGCCGATTTAGTTGAAGTATATCTGAAAAACGATGGATATACCGTTTATAAATTTTATAATGGCAAGGATGCACTAAAGTGTATTGAATCCGTGGAACTGGATTTAGCCATATTGGATATCATGCTTCCGGATGTAGACGGGTTTCAGATCTGCCAGAAAATCCGGGAAAAGTTTTACTTCCCTGTTATCATGCTGACAGCAAAAGTGGAGGACGGGGATAAAATCATGGGACTGTCCGTGGCGGATGATTATATTACGAAGCCATTTAACCCGCTGGAAGTGGTTGCGAGAGTAAAGGCGCAGCTGCGGCAGTACATGCGGTACAAGCAGCCCAGCTTAAAGCAGGAGGCTGAATGCACAGAATACGATATCAGAGGGATGACAATCAGCAAGAGCAGCCATAAGTGTATCCTGTTTGGAAAGGAGATTCAGCTGACGCCAACGGAGTTTTCGATTCTTTGGTATCTGTGCGAGCGTCAGGGTACGGTTGTTTCTACAGAGGAATTATTTGAGGCAGTATGGGGTGAACGGTTTTTTGACAGCAATAATACTGTGATGGCGCATATCGGGCGGCTCCGGGAGAAAATGAAGGAACCGTCAAGAAATCCGAAATTTATAAAAACTGTGTGGGGAGTGGGATATACCATTGAAAAATAG
- the vanH-D gene encoding D-lactate dehydrogenase VanH-D translates to MEKIIDITVFGCEPDEMEVFQKISYELGVTATLIKDSISESNAGLANGCRCVSVSHKAELSEPILLALKNAGVKYISTRSIGFNHIDIQAAGLLGMVVGTVEYSPGSVADYTVMLMLMLMRGTKSILRETQRQNYCLNDLRGKELRDMTVGVLGTGRIGQAVMERLEGFGCKVLAYDRNQKAGADYVSFHELLKKSDIVTLHIPLAEDTRHMIGYEELEMMKQEALLINTGRGALVDTAALVEALKGQKIGGAALDVLEGEEGIFYHDCTQRRIEHPFLSVLQGMPNVIVTPHTAYHTERVLVDTVRNTIRNCLNFERSLGNV, encoded by the coding sequence ATGGAGAAAATAATAGACATAACTGTTTTTGGCTGCGAGCCAGACGAAATGGAGGTTTTTCAAAAGATTTCTTATGAGCTTGGTGTTACGGCCACACTTATAAAAGATTCTATATCAGAAAGCAATGCTGGATTAGCTAATGGATGCCGGTGTGTAAGCGTAAGCCATAAAGCGGAGCTATCAGAACCGATTCTTCTTGCACTAAAAAATGCAGGGGTAAAATATATCAGTACCCGGAGCATTGGCTTTAACCATATTGATATACAGGCGGCTGGGTTACTGGGTATGGTTGTTGGCACAGTAGAATACTCGCCGGGAAGTGTGGCCGATTATACCGTCATGCTGATGCTTATGCTGATGCGCGGCACAAAGTCGATTCTGCGTGAAACCCAGAGGCAGAATTATTGCCTGAATGACCTGCGCGGAAAAGAACTGCGGGATATGACCGTGGGTGTGTTAGGAACTGGGCGAATCGGACAGGCAGTCATGGAGCGCCTGGAGGGATTCGGTTGTAAGGTATTGGCATATGACCGAAATCAAAAAGCGGGAGCGGACTATGTTTCGTTTCATGAGCTGCTGAAAAAAAGTGACATTGTTACACTGCATATCCCGTTGGCGGAGGATACCCGCCATATGATTGGCTATGAAGAGCTTGAAATGATGAAGCAGGAGGCGCTTCTGATCAATACAGGGCGGGGCGCTTTAGTGGATACCGCAGCATTGGTAGAAGCATTAAAAGGACAGAAAATCGGCGGCGCTGCACTGGATGTTTTAGAGGGCGAAGAAGGTATCTTTTATCATGACTGCACCCAAAGAAGGATAGAACATCCTTTCCTGTCGGTCCTGCAGGGAATGCCGAATGTCATTGTTACGCCGCACACAGCCTATCACACGGAACGGGTGTTGGTTGACACGGTCAGAAATACCATTAGAAATTGTTTGAATTTTGAAAGGAGTCTGGGAAATGTTTAA
- a CDS encoding winged helix-turn-helix domain-containing protein encodes MIEISESGDKIGEKLLMLLNVQQRQALIKYLLSEEKKDTDSADSPCDGFQIHDPQAEADRGFTEIEIGELYFCLEQRLVRVRGQVIELTAKEFDILALLLTHPKRVFTYELIMELVWNEDYTFYSKKAVSNHMSNLRKKLKVTPDALDYIKNIVGVGYKFEAP; translated from the coding sequence GTGATAGAAATCTCTGAGTCAGGAGATAAAATTGGAGAAAAACTGCTTATGCTGTTAAATGTCCAGCAGCGGCAGGCATTAATAAAATACCTTCTTAGTGAAGAAAAGAAGGATACCGATTCAGCTGATAGCCCATGTGACGGCTTTCAAATCCATGATCCACAGGCGGAAGCCGATAGAGGATTCACAGAGATCGAGATAGGAGAGCTATACTTTTGTTTGGAGCAGCGGCTTGTACGTGTGAGAGGACAAGTGATTGAGTTAACAGCGAAAGAATTTGATATTCTTGCGCTATTGCTCACACATCCCAAAAGGGTATTTACTTATGAACTGATCATGGAGTTGGTCTGGAACGAGGATTATACTTTTTATTCCAAAAAAGCGGTAAGCAATCACATGAGTAACCTGCGGAAGAAACTCAAAGTTACACCGGATGCTCTGGACTATATTAAAAACATTGTTGGTGTCGGCTATAAATTTGAAGCACCATAA
- the vanY-D gene encoding transpeptidase-like D-Ala-D-Ala carboxypeptidase VanY-D, which produces MMEYQNNNGNYDKRNRRKAKKRKLLFYRAACVTLCLLIVSVIFGVVHFLGESKDPGLLSKENTKTDKNYSWLTDDQNEAVPSVPEPAISDQANKISVNIAAANAIVMNKDTNEVLYQKKSTAKIAPASTAKMIMALTALDYCSPEDEMKVGAEIEMIQSDSSTAWLMKGDTLTVRQLLIALMLPSGNDAAYTLAVNTGKKIAGDKSLTHQQAIEVFMDKVNEKAVNLGATNSKFVAPDGYDAEGQYTTAYDLAIIAKACLDNPIISEIVASYSSYEKWPNGREVTYSNSNELLDPNSPYYRPEVIGLKTGTSSLGGACIVSAAVIDGETYICVVMGSTKESRFQDSVDILDKIKAQ; this is translated from the coding sequence ATGATGGAATATCAAAACAATAATGGAAACTATGACAAAAGGAATCGTAGAAAAGCCAAAAAAAGAAAATTGCTTTTTTACAGGGCTGCATGTGTCACACTTTGTTTGCTCATTGTTTCTGTAATCTTTGGAGTTGTGCATTTTTTAGGGGAGAGTAAAGATCCCGGCCTTTTATCCAAAGAAAACACAAAAACAGACAAGAACTATTCGTGGCTTACCGACGATCAGAATGAGGCAGTACCCTCAGTTCCAGAGCCAGCCATATCCGACCAGGCTAACAAAATTTCGGTAAATATCGCGGCAGCAAACGCCATTGTAATGAATAAAGACACAAATGAGGTATTGTACCAGAAAAAAAGCACAGCCAAAATTGCGCCGGCCAGCACTGCTAAGATGATTATGGCTTTGACAGCACTTGACTATTGTTCCCCGGAGGATGAAATGAAAGTAGGTGCGGAGATTGAAATGATTCAAAGCGATTCGTCAACCGCATGGCTTATGAAGGGTGATACACTGACTGTCAGACAGCTCCTGATTGCCCTTATGCTTCCATCCGGTAATGATGCGGCCTATACCCTTGCAGTCAATACTGGAAAGAAGATTGCAGGAGATAAAAGCCTGACCCATCAGCAAGCGATTGAAGTATTCATGGATAAGGTAAATGAAAAAGCCGTGAACCTTGGCGCCACAAACTCGAAATTTGTAGCTCCGGATGGATATGATGCCGAAGGCCAGTATACTACAGCTTACGACCTTGCTATCATTGCAAAAGCATGTTTGGACAATCCTATCATTTCGGAGATTGTAGCGAGTTATTCATCCTATGAAAAATGGCCAAACGGAAGAGAGGTCACTTACAGCAATTCCAATGAGCTTCTCGATCCGAACAGTCCCTATTACCGTCCGGAGGTTATCGGTTTGAAAACAGGAACCAGCAGCCTTGGCGGCGCATGTATTGTTTCTGCAGCGGTGATTGACGGAGAAACCTATATCTGTGTAGTTATGGGCTCTACAAAGGAAAGCAGGTTTCAGGACAGTGTTGATATTTTAGATAAAATCAAAGCCCAGTAA
- a CDS encoding Hpt domain-containing protein: MDLKECYVKLGGEYDEVLARLYSEDMIRRFLIKFLNDGTYDLLIEQLLLENYLEAFRAAHTLKGVCENLGLSDLCKSSSMLTEALRAGVRPENLTVLKAQVCADYEQAVSAIQMIC, from the coding sequence ATGGACCTGAAAGAATGTTATGTAAAGCTGGGCGGGGAATATGACGAAGTATTGGCCCGTCTGTATAGTGAAGATATGATAAGGCGGTTTCTCATTAAATTTTTAAACGATGGAACCTACGACCTTTTGATAGAGCAGCTTTTATTGGAGAATTATTTGGAGGCATTTCGCGCTGCCCATACGTTGAAAGGAGTCTGTGAAAACCTGGGGTTGTCAGATCTCTGTAAATCCAGCAGTATGCTCACGGAAGCGTTGCGGGCGGGGGTTCGTCCGGAAAACTTGACTGTTTTAAAAGCTCAAGTCTGTGCCGACTATGAGCAGGCCGTTTCTGCTATTCAAATGATTTGTTGA